A single window of Rhipicephalus microplus isolate Deutch F79 chromosome 5, USDA_Rmic, whole genome shotgun sequence DNA harbors:
- the LOC142817665 gene encoding uncharacterized protein LOC142817665, with the protein MKMVQALTLAVTLGIVHNGVGQGRKANVVLAANNWKGEAVVTQSIRVAADPEKETVVSKRYKEPAPRRSSSETANFVHPEAALLRPAASGVTYIAEPTGAQAVSASVGFKTEPSAAATGYGGGGGHGGEGYGGYFQYARVPGYNTYEFGYRKGNPYHFQERHETRHGPHFRTKQRWGDKHGGYGEHYWEYNHAPKYH; encoded by the exons ATGAAGATGGTTCAG GCGCTGACGTTGGCCGTGACCCTGGGTATTGTTCACAACGGCGTCGGCCAGGGCAGAAAGGCCAACGTGGTGCTGGCAGCGAACAACTGGAAGGGCGAGGCAGTCGTCACGCAGTCCATACGGGTGGCCGCGGACCCGGAGAAAGAAACGGTCGTCAGCAAGCGTTACAAGGAGCCCGCACCCAGGCGAAGCTCGTCGGAAACCGCGAACTTTGTCCATCCGGAGGCGGCATTACTGCGACCTGCGGCTTCGGGCGTCACGTACATTGCCGAACCGACCGGGGCCCAGGCGGTGTCTGCGTCTGTCGGATTCAAGACGGAGCCTTCGGCAGCAGCTACTGGctatggtggtggtggcggccaTGGTGGGGAAGGCTACGGCGGATACTTCCA GTACGCTCGCGTTCCCGGCTACAACACATACGAGTTCGGCTACCGCAAGGGCAATCCGTACCACTTCCAGGAGCGCCACGAGACGCGCCACGGCCCACACTTCCGCACCAAGCAGCGCTGGGGAGACAAGCATGGCGGATACGGCGAGCACTACTGGGAGTACAACCACGCGCCCAAGTATCACTGA